One window from the genome of Pseudomonas frederiksbergensis encodes:
- a CDS encoding glycerate kinase, with protein sequence MKIIIAPDSFKDSLSAQGVAHAIAEGLAQVWPAAQLIKCPMADGGEGTVEAVLAACDGQWRGARVRGPLGAAVEARWGWLPDSRTAIIEMAEASGLQLVPPGQRDACSSSTFGTGELIRAALDEGASRVILAIGGSATNDGGAGAMQALGVALLDDQGQALPPGGLALGKLARIDLRDLDPRLAGVRFEIAADVDNPLCGPHGASAVFGPQKGASAEQVQQLDRALAHFAGHCAQVLDRDVSDEPGSGAAGGLGFAAKAFLKAQFRTGVEVVAQLTGLADAIDGADLVVTGEGRFDAQTLRGKTPYGVARIAQRRGVPVVVIAGTLGEGYEALYEHGIDAAFALANGPMTLQEACTDAPRLLAERARDIARLWQVAAR encoded by the coding sequence ATGAAAATAATCATCGCCCCCGACTCGTTCAAGGACAGCCTTAGCGCCCAAGGCGTGGCGCACGCCATCGCAGAAGGGTTGGCCCAGGTCTGGCCGGCTGCGCAATTGATCAAGTGCCCGATGGCCGATGGCGGTGAGGGAACGGTAGAGGCGGTGCTGGCGGCCTGTGATGGCCAATGGCGTGGGGCGCGAGTCCGTGGCCCGCTGGGCGCCGCTGTCGAAGCCCGCTGGGGCTGGTTGCCCGACAGCCGTACCGCGATCATCGAGATGGCCGAGGCCAGCGGCCTGCAATTGGTACCACCCGGGCAGCGCGACGCCTGTTCCAGCAGCACGTTTGGAACCGGCGAACTGATCCGCGCCGCCCTGGATGAAGGTGCCAGCCGGGTCATCCTGGCAATTGGCGGCAGCGCCACCAACGACGGCGGGGCAGGGGCGATGCAGGCTTTGGGCGTGGCATTGCTGGATGATCAGGGCCAGGCGCTACCGCCCGGAGGGCTGGCGTTGGGCAAACTGGCACGTATCGACCTGCGCGACCTGGACCCGCGCCTGGCCGGCGTGCGTTTCGAAATCGCCGCTGATGTTGACAACCCGCTCTGCGGCCCCCACGGCGCTTCGGCCGTGTTTGGCCCGCAAAAAGGCGCCTCCGCCGAGCAGGTGCAGCAACTTGACCGGGCGCTGGCGCACTTCGCCGGACACTGTGCCCAGGTGCTCGACCGTGACGTTAGCGACGAACCCGGCAGCGGTGCCGCCGGCGGCCTGGGCTTCGCCGCCAAGGCTTTCCTCAAGGCGCAATTTCGGACCGGCGTGGAAGTCGTCGCGCAATTGACCGGATTGGCCGATGCCATCGACGGTGCCGACCTGGTGGTCACCGGTGAAGGTCGTTTCGACGCCCAGACCCTGCGTGGCAAGACGCCGTATGGCGTCGCCCGCATCGCCCAGCGCCGCGGCGTGCCGGTGGTGGTCATCGCCGGTACGCTGGGGGAGGGCTACGAAGCGCTTTATGAACACGGTATCGATGCCGCGTTTGCCTTGGCGAACGGGCCGATGACGCTGCAAGAAGCCTGCACCGATGCGCCGCGCCTGCTGGCCGAGCGGGCCCGGGATATCGCCCGGCTCTGGCAAGTGGCGGCCCGCTGA
- a CDS encoding MFS transporter, protein MSQSATALLATPDEKNTVYKRITLRLIPFIFICYLFNYLDRVNVGFAKLQMLDALKFSETVYGLGAGIFFIGYVLCGVPSNLALTRFGPRRWIALMMITWGTLSTCLLFVTTPTQFYTLRLFTGAAEAGFFPGVVLYLSQWFPTFRRGRIMALFMSAIPVSGLLGSPFSGWILNHFAAGQGGLSGWQWMFLLQGVPTVILGALAFFLLSDTFAKATWLTDHERAVLTADHAEDLANKPKTSTDSLAAVFKNPAIWAFGLVYFCIQSGVYAINFWLPSIIKNLGFSDNLVIGWLSAIPYLLAALFMLLVGRSADLHKERRWHLVVPMLMGAVGLLIAVNFATTPAIAILGLSIATMGALTGLPMFWPVPTALLSAGAAAGGLALINSMGQMAGFLSPYLVGWVKDATGSTDAALYLLAGVIVCGSLLALRMTRTLRA, encoded by the coding sequence ATGTCCCAGAGCGCAACAGCCCTCCTGGCTACCCCTGACGAAAAAAATACCGTCTACAAGCGCATCACCCTGCGCCTGATCCCCTTCATTTTCATCTGCTACTTGTTCAATTACCTGGACCGAGTGAACGTTGGCTTCGCCAAGTTGCAGATGCTCGACGCGTTGAAATTCAGCGAAACCGTATACGGCCTCGGCGCCGGGATCTTTTTCATCGGCTACGTGCTGTGCGGCGTGCCGAGCAACCTGGCCTTGACCAGGTTCGGGCCACGGCGCTGGATCGCCTTGATGATGATCACCTGGGGCACGCTGTCGACCTGCCTGTTGTTCGTGACCACGCCGACCCAGTTCTACACCTTGCGGCTGTTCACCGGCGCCGCTGAAGCCGGGTTCTTTCCTGGCGTCGTGCTGTACCTCTCGCAGTGGTTCCCGACGTTCCGCCGTGGTCGGATCATGGCGCTGTTCATGTCGGCGATTCCCGTATCCGGCCTGTTGGGCAGCCCGTTCTCCGGCTGGATTCTCAACCACTTCGCCGCCGGCCAGGGCGGCCTGTCGGGCTGGCAGTGGATGTTCCTGCTGCAAGGCGTTCCGACGGTGATCCTCGGAGCCCTGGCGTTCTTCCTGCTCAGCGACACCTTCGCCAAAGCCACCTGGCTGACCGATCATGAACGCGCGGTGCTCACCGCCGACCACGCCGAAGACCTGGCCAACAAGCCGAAAACCAGCACCGACTCCTTGGCGGCCGTGTTCAAGAACCCGGCGATCTGGGCCTTTGGCCTGGTGTACTTCTGCATCCAGAGCGGCGTATACGCCATCAATTTCTGGCTGCCGTCGATCATCAAGAACCTCGGTTTCAGCGATAACCTGGTGATCGGCTGGCTGAGTGCGATTCCGTATCTGCTGGCTGCGCTGTTCATGTTGCTGGTGGGCCGCTCGGCGGATCTGCACAAGGAGCGTCGCTGGCACCTGGTCGTGCCGATGTTGATGGGCGCGGTGGGCTTGCTGATCGCGGTCAATTTCGCCACCACCCCGGCCATTGCCATCCTTGGCCTGTCCATCGCCACCATGGGCGCCCTCACCGGCCTCCCGATGTTCTGGCCGGTGCCTACCGCCCTGCTCAGCGCCGGCGCGGCAGCCGGTGGGTTGGCGTTGATCAACTCCATGGGCCAGATGGCCGGTTTCCTCAGCCCCTACCTGGTGGGCTGGGTCAAGGACGCCACCGGCTCGACCGATGCGGCGTTGTATTTGCTGGCGGGCGTGATTGTCTGCGGCAGCCTGCTGGCGTTGCGCATGACCCGCACCCTGCGGGCCTGA
- a CDS encoding sugar diacid recognition domain-containing protein, with translation MFELDHDLAQDIVDRAMTILPYNVNVMDNQGLILGSGERERINTRHEGAQLVLANGRVVEIDEHTAVHLKGVQPGINLPLMLDQRLIGVLGITGEPAQLRTYAELVRMTAEMLLGQRNQQAEQQWRRQRCDDLLALLLGDAGDSPRLLDEARQMGLKPQLSRVPCLFELGLEHGPGQTVESLSAWLMSRYPDSWCLTSSKSSLLWCRPVTASVENERLLGKLDGLGWSILRVAVGGQAEGLAGLRRCYRRVADLLAYGRDVLPQSRLLILNRYRLPVMLWRHRSDDALDELLSPLRKVIAKDSNGQLLATLRSWCEHDGQSQACADALGIHRNSLRYRMERIAELSGVDPLRLDGMLALYLGVQLLPHDPDLPA, from the coding sequence ATGTTCGAACTCGATCACGACCTGGCGCAGGACATCGTCGACCGGGCGATGACGATCTTGCCCTATAACGTCAACGTCATGGACAACCAGGGCCTGATCCTCGGCAGCGGCGAGCGCGAGCGCATCAATACCCGCCATGAGGGTGCGCAACTGGTCCTCGCCAATGGTCGGGTAGTGGAAATCGACGAGCACACCGCCGTGCACCTCAAGGGCGTGCAGCCGGGGATCAACCTGCCGTTGATGCTCGACCAGCGGCTGATCGGCGTGCTGGGCATCACCGGCGAACCCGCGCAGTTGCGCACCTACGCCGAACTGGTGCGCATGACCGCTGAAATGCTGCTCGGCCAACGCAACCAGCAGGCCGAGCAACAATGGCGCCGCCAGCGTTGCGATGACCTGCTGGCGTTGCTGCTGGGTGATGCCGGGGATTCGCCACGGTTGCTCGATGAAGCTCGGCAAATGGGCCTCAAGCCACAGCTGTCACGGGTGCCTTGTTTGTTTGAATTGGGCCTGGAGCATGGCCCCGGGCAAACCGTCGAGTCCCTGAGCGCCTGGCTGATGTCACGCTACCCGGACAGCTGGTGCCTGACTTCGTCCAAATCGTCGTTGCTCTGGTGCCGACCGGTCACGGCCTCGGTGGAGAACGAGCGGCTGCTGGGCAAGCTCGACGGCCTGGGCTGGAGCATCCTTCGAGTGGCGGTGGGCGGCCAGGCCGAAGGCTTGGCGGGCCTGCGCCGTTGCTACCGGCGGGTGGCGGACCTGCTGGCGTATGGTCGTGACGTCCTGCCGCAATCGCGCTTGCTGATCCTCAATCGCTACCGTCTGCCTGTGATGCTCTGGCGGCATCGCAGCGATGACGCCCTCGATGAACTGCTCAGCCCCTTGCGCAAAGTGATCGCCAAGGACAGCAACGGCCAATTGCTCGCTACGCTGCGAAGCTGGTGCGAACACGACGGCCAGAGCCAGGCTTGCGCAGACGCCCTGGGCATCCACCGCAACAGCCTGCGCTATCGCATGGAGCGCATCGCCGAACTCAGCGGCGTCGACCCGCTCAGGCTGGATGGGATGCTGGCGTTGTATCTGGGGGTCCAATTGTTGCCACATGATCCAGATTTACCGGCATGA
- a CDS encoding aldo/keto reductase: MSYRTLGHSGLQVSTLTLGTMMFGEQTSTEDSLRIIDKAWDQGINFIDTADVYTGGRSEEIVGEAIASRRHEWVLATKVGFGPPDGVPNRSGLSRKHLFNGIEASLTRLGTDYLDIYYLHREDHNTPLHVTVSAIGDLIRQGKIRYWGLSNYRGWRIAEVIRIADSLGIDRPVISQPLYNIVNRQAETEQITAAQNYGLGVVPFSPLARGVLSGKYAPDVAPDANSRAGRQDKRILETEWRVESLRIAQQILQYTQDRGVGIVEFAIAWVLNNSAVTSAIVGPRTEEQWDAYTKAQAVKITAQDEAFIDSLVTPGHASTPGFNDVSHFVPGRVPRTS, encoded by the coding sequence ATGAGCTACCGCACGCTAGGCCATTCCGGGTTGCAAGTCTCGACGTTGACCCTGGGCACCATGATGTTCGGCGAACAGACCAGCACCGAGGATTCGCTGCGGATCATCGACAAGGCCTGGGACCAGGGCATCAATTTCATCGACACCGCGGACGTCTACACCGGCGGTCGCTCCGAAGAAATCGTCGGCGAGGCGATTGCCAGTCGCCGCCACGAATGGGTGCTCGCCACCAAGGTCGGTTTCGGCCCGCCGGACGGCGTGCCCAACCGCAGCGGCCTGAGCCGCAAGCACCTGTTCAACGGCATCGAGGCCAGCCTGACGCGCCTGGGCACCGATTACCTGGACATCTATTACCTGCACCGCGAAGACCACAACACGCCGCTGCATGTCACCGTGTCGGCCATCGGCGACCTGATTCGCCAGGGCAAGATCCGCTACTGGGGCCTGTCGAACTATCGCGGCTGGCGCATCGCCGAGGTGATCCGCATTGCCGACAGCCTGGGCATCGACCGTCCGGTGATCAGCCAACCGCTGTACAACATCGTCAACCGCCAGGCGGAAACCGAGCAGATCACCGCTGCGCAGAACTACGGCCTCGGCGTGGTGCCGTTCAGCCCCCTGGCCCGAGGCGTGCTCAGTGGCAAGTACGCGCCGGACGTGGCACCGGACGCCAACAGCCGTGCCGGACGCCAGGACAAGCGCATCCTGGAAACCGAATGGCGGGTCGAATCCCTGCGCATTGCCCAGCAGATCCTGCAATACACCCAGGATCGGGGCGTGGGCATCGTCGAGTTCGCCATCGCCTGGGTGCTGAACAACAGCGCCGTGACCTCGGCCATCGTCGGGCCGCGCACCGAGGAACAATGGGATGCGTACACCAAGGCGCAGGCGGTGAAAATCACCGCGCAAGATGAAGCGTTCATCGATTCGCTGGTCACGCCGGGGCATGCGTCGACGCCGGGCTTCAACGATGTGAGTCACTTCGTGCCGGGGCGCGTGCCACGTACGTCGTAA